In Prionailurus viverrinus isolate Anna chromosome C2, UM_Priviv_1.0, whole genome shotgun sequence, one DNA window encodes the following:
- the UBA5 gene encoding ubiquitin-like modifier-activating enzyme 5 isoform X1 has product MAESVERLQQRVEELERELAQERSRRALGGGDGGGGRVRIEKMSPEVVDSNPYSRLMALKRMGIVNDYEKIRTFAIAIVGVGGVGSVTAEMLTRCGIGKLLLFDYDKVELANMNRLFFQPHQAGLSKVQAAEYTLRNINPDVLFEVHNYNITTVENFQHFMDRISNGGLEEGKPVDLVLSCVDNFEARMTINTACNELGQTWMESGVSENAVSGHIQLIIPGESACFACAPPLVVAANIDEKTLKREGVCAASLPTTMGVVAGILVQNVLKFLLNFGTVSFYLGYNAMQDFFPTMSMKPNPQCDDRNCRKQQEEYKKKVAALPKPEVVQEEEEIIHEDNEWGIELVSEVSEEELKNSSGPVPDLPEGITVAYTIPEKQEDSVAEVTVEDSGESLEDLMAKMKNM; this is encoded by the exons ATGGCCGAGTCTGTGGAGCGGCTGCAGCAGCGGGTGGAGGAGCTGGAGCGGGAACTGGCACAGGAGAGGAGTCGGCGGGCCTTGGGGGGCGGCGACGGAGGCGGCGGCCGGGTCCGCATCGAGAAGATGAGCCCGGAGGTGGTGGACTCCAATCCTTACAG ccgCCTGATGGCATTGAAACGAATGGGGATTGTAAATGACTATGAG AAAATCCGTACCTTTGCTATAGCAATAGTAGGTGTTGGTGGAGTTGGTAGTGTGACTGCTGAAATGCTGACAAGATGTGGCATTGGTAAG ttgctACTCTTTGACTATGACAAGGTGGAACTGGCCAATATGAATAGACTTTTCTTCCAACCTCATCAAGCAGGATTAAGTAAAGTtcaagcagcagaatatactttgaG GAACATTAATCCAGATGTTCTTTTTGAAGTACACAACTACAATATAACCACAGTAGAAAACTTTCAACATTTCATGGATAGAATAAG TAATGGTGGATTAGAAGAGGGAAAACCCGTTGACCTAGTTCTTAGCTGTGTGGACAATTTTGAAGCTCGAATGACAATAAATACA GCTTGTAATGAACTTGGACAAACATGGATGGAGTCTGGGGTCAGTGAAAATGCAGTTTCAGGGCATATACAGCTCATAATTCCTGGAGAATCTGCTTGTTTTGCG tGTGCTCCCCCACTTGTGGTTGCTGCAAATATTGATGAAAAGACTCTGAAACGAGAAGGTGTTTGTGCAGCCAGTCTTCCTACCACTATGGGAGTGGTTGCTGGGATCTTGGTACAAAATGTGTTGAA GTTTTTGTTAAATTTTGGTACTGTTAGTTTTTACCTTGGATATAATGCAATGCAGGACTTTTTCCCTACTATGTCCATGAAGCCAAATCCTCAGTGTGATGACAGAAATTGCAGGAAACAGCAGGAAGAATACAAG AAAAAGGTAGCAGCACTGCCCAAACCAGAGGTTgttcaagaagaggaagagataataCATGAAGACAATGAGTGGG GTATTGAGTTGGTGTCTGAGGTTTCAGAAGAGGAACTGAAGAATTCTTCAGGTCCAGTTCCTGACTTACCTGAAGGAATTACAGTGGCATATACAATTCCTGAAAAG CAAGAAGATTCTGTAGCTGAAGTAACTGTGGAAGATTCTGGCGAAAGCTTGGAAGACCTCATGGCCAAGATGAAGAATATGTAG
- the UBA5 gene encoding ubiquitin-like modifier-activating enzyme 5 isoform X2, producing MLTRCGIGKLLLFDYDKVELANMNRLFFQPHQAGLSKVQAAEYTLRNINPDVLFEVHNYNITTVENFQHFMDRISNGGLEEGKPVDLVLSCVDNFEARMTINTACNELGQTWMESGVSENAVSGHIQLIIPGESACFACAPPLVVAANIDEKTLKREGVCAASLPTTMGVVAGILVQNVLKFLLNFGTVSFYLGYNAMQDFFPTMSMKPNPQCDDRNCRKQQEEYKKKVAALPKPEVVQEEEEIIHEDNEWGIELVSEVSEEELKNSSGPVPDLPEGITVAYTIPEKQEDSVAEVTVEDSGESLEDLMAKMKNM from the exons ATGCTGACAAGATGTGGCATTGGTAAG ttgctACTCTTTGACTATGACAAGGTGGAACTGGCCAATATGAATAGACTTTTCTTCCAACCTCATCAAGCAGGATTAAGTAAAGTtcaagcagcagaatatactttgaG GAACATTAATCCAGATGTTCTTTTTGAAGTACACAACTACAATATAACCACAGTAGAAAACTTTCAACATTTCATGGATAGAATAAG TAATGGTGGATTAGAAGAGGGAAAACCCGTTGACCTAGTTCTTAGCTGTGTGGACAATTTTGAAGCTCGAATGACAATAAATACA GCTTGTAATGAACTTGGACAAACATGGATGGAGTCTGGGGTCAGTGAAAATGCAGTTTCAGGGCATATACAGCTCATAATTCCTGGAGAATCTGCTTGTTTTGCG tGTGCTCCCCCACTTGTGGTTGCTGCAAATATTGATGAAAAGACTCTGAAACGAGAAGGTGTTTGTGCAGCCAGTCTTCCTACCACTATGGGAGTGGTTGCTGGGATCTTGGTACAAAATGTGTTGAA GTTTTTGTTAAATTTTGGTACTGTTAGTTTTTACCTTGGATATAATGCAATGCAGGACTTTTTCCCTACTATGTCCATGAAGCCAAATCCTCAGTGTGATGACAGAAATTGCAGGAAACAGCAGGAAGAATACAAG AAAAAGGTAGCAGCACTGCCCAAACCAGAGGTTgttcaagaagaggaagagataataCATGAAGACAATGAGTGGG GTATTGAGTTGGTGTCTGAGGTTTCAGAAGAGGAACTGAAGAATTCTTCAGGTCCAGTTCCTGACTTACCTGAAGGAATTACAGTGGCATATACAATTCCTGAAAAG CAAGAAGATTCTGTAGCTGAAGTAACTGTGGAAGATTCTGGCGAAAGCTTGGAAGACCTCATGGCCAAGATGAAGAATATGTAG
- the UBA5 gene encoding ubiquitin-like modifier-activating enzyme 5 isoform X3: MNRLFFQPHQAGLSKVQAAEYTLRNINPDVLFEVHNYNITTVENFQHFMDRISNGGLEEGKPVDLVLSCVDNFEARMTINTACNELGQTWMESGVSENAVSGHIQLIIPGESACFACAPPLVVAANIDEKTLKREGVCAASLPTTMGVVAGILVQNVLKFLLNFGTVSFYLGYNAMQDFFPTMSMKPNPQCDDRNCRKQQEEYKKKVAALPKPEVVQEEEEIIHEDNEWGIELVSEVSEEELKNSSGPVPDLPEGITVAYTIPEKQEDSVAEVTVEDSGESLEDLMAKMKNM, from the exons ATGAATAGACTTTTCTTCCAACCTCATCAAGCAGGATTAAGTAAAGTtcaagcagcagaatatactttgaG GAACATTAATCCAGATGTTCTTTTTGAAGTACACAACTACAATATAACCACAGTAGAAAACTTTCAACATTTCATGGATAGAATAAG TAATGGTGGATTAGAAGAGGGAAAACCCGTTGACCTAGTTCTTAGCTGTGTGGACAATTTTGAAGCTCGAATGACAATAAATACA GCTTGTAATGAACTTGGACAAACATGGATGGAGTCTGGGGTCAGTGAAAATGCAGTTTCAGGGCATATACAGCTCATAATTCCTGGAGAATCTGCTTGTTTTGCG tGTGCTCCCCCACTTGTGGTTGCTGCAAATATTGATGAAAAGACTCTGAAACGAGAAGGTGTTTGTGCAGCCAGTCTTCCTACCACTATGGGAGTGGTTGCTGGGATCTTGGTACAAAATGTGTTGAA GTTTTTGTTAAATTTTGGTACTGTTAGTTTTTACCTTGGATATAATGCAATGCAGGACTTTTTCCCTACTATGTCCATGAAGCCAAATCCTCAGTGTGATGACAGAAATTGCAGGAAACAGCAGGAAGAATACAAG AAAAAGGTAGCAGCACTGCCCAAACCAGAGGTTgttcaagaagaggaagagataataCATGAAGACAATGAGTGGG GTATTGAGTTGGTGTCTGAGGTTTCAGAAGAGGAACTGAAGAATTCTTCAGGTCCAGTTCCTGACTTACCTGAAGGAATTACAGTGGCATATACAATTCCTGAAAAG CAAGAAGATTCTGTAGCTGAAGTAACTGTGGAAGATTCTGGCGAAAGCTTGGAAGACCTCATGGCCAAGATGAAGAATATGTAG